A single region of the Agromyces sp. Leaf222 genome encodes:
- a CDS encoding SCO7613 C-terminal domain-containing membrane protein, giving the protein MASSWSEQSAAYLTATTECPRCRAALTATVCPNCRADLRGPEAVAVFEASQRAASALLDRERLVQALPTAPAVAPAAPAASVAAPALAASAAGAQWVAPTAVVAPAGAAAATAAPVAAPQSGVPVGPPAASAPRASSQASVQSVLAVAGAALFAVAAIVFSFLNPEITLLVRTLVLVGVTIVFLVGAWLLRTRGVLFSAEAIGALGMVFLALDVQTLVQVAPEGVSGWVFAALGTFVASALMLVVSLLTRMRTWFWSALVGLVLTPAFLGYAGAEFAVAWGYVAAAAVALAANLLAPRAAARFGGSIRAERVTLTVLQLLATFLVLVQVPFLGNTPERELGRVLLLLALGACAIVAVGTGAKRFWSAAGGVLCASAVAITPLMLTLSAADTVWQLTLIPLAAAVAVVIASFVPSIGGLQAQSLRAGALGVLLLSASAGFTMMFVALLRVAVRFMTSLPEPGRASASYAFDEMFTATASTFALAALLGLVAAAIGIGVLAWRARVDHRRGAGTWTGTGLAAVALWVAGVAVLQFIAWPSLLTVTQVAIGIGVSVLAALVLVVPASPFARAALAVRAPFIVAAHAALLEAALLSWADAAITVPLGAVIVVALLLVARTVPVPFRAVHLAIAYAYALVLLATALGRAGVETVAVLCLTTTTAALVALAATLVRRIDARSWYAILVVTLVPFLVGIATVLVERSIWTALSTAVIAALAVALVFTRRPGLNRFVRSAAAAMIVPALSVVVICLGAATIDSSGSPVTLPIIAALVAVALPVTVLLERTMLRSEIPAADAASARLWFEVGALVSAAVTVLLALVRDAAGLGTAAVVLVVLGLGAAAARVVAGRRYGWWLAAASWTGALWCVWAIQGVAIIEPYTLPPALATVTVASVLLARRGRGMELLASGLAVAVLPSIIALAALGSESAVAPWRTLGLLAGAALLLGGGAVLGVGTGERRRRLRTARPLVFTTAIVAASAGAIQGVRWALGADTAAWTVPVMGQVLAVAVLAAVLAGLGALGLKASLGPVGSGGVDGASRDAAQAAVPVLAASRWFGAPAFVYLAIGPIFATQRDWYTIWTLWALMAVLLVTAVVAVARDRRQEPVLPPFWFVYALAWAAGVSGWSQRDLRVEVFSLPLGVAVLVAGILCLRPTERTPKPTLDSWPVGFRGSWRLLAPGIILTLLPSVLATATDPQLYRPIMVIAFALVLILVGSARKLAAPFLLGLLVLPIENIVVFVAQIDRTVGAMPWWITLATAGAVLLAIAVGAERKTTQGRGVAARLRELE; this is encoded by the coding sequence ATGGCGTCCTCGTGGAGTGAACAGTCGGCGGCATACCTCACCGCCACCACCGAGTGTCCGAGGTGTCGCGCCGCGCTCACGGCAACCGTGTGCCCGAACTGCCGCGCCGACCTGCGCGGGCCAGAGGCGGTCGCCGTGTTCGAGGCGTCGCAGCGCGCAGCATCGGCACTGCTCGACCGCGAACGGCTGGTGCAGGCGCTGCCGACGGCGCCCGCGGTGGCGCCAGCCGCGCCCGCCGCTTCCGTCGCGGCGCCCGCGCTCGCGGCATCCGCGGCCGGCGCACAGTGGGTCGCCCCGACCGCCGTCGTCGCACCCGCAGGGGCAGCCGCGGCGACGGCCGCCCCGGTCGCGGCACCGCAGTCGGGGGTGCCGGTCGGCCCGCCCGCGGCATCCGCCCCCCGTGCTTCGAGCCAGGCGAGCGTGCAGTCGGTGCTGGCGGTCGCCGGTGCCGCGCTCTTCGCCGTGGCCGCGATCGTGTTCTCGTTCCTCAACCCCGAGATCACGCTGCTCGTGCGCACGCTCGTGCTGGTCGGCGTCACGATCGTCTTCCTCGTCGGAGCATGGCTGCTGCGCACCCGCGGCGTGCTGTTCTCGGCCGAGGCCATCGGCGCGCTCGGCATGGTGTTCCTCGCGCTCGACGTGCAGACCCTCGTGCAGGTCGCGCCCGAGGGCGTGAGCGGGTGGGTCTTCGCCGCACTCGGCACCTTCGTGGCATCCGCGCTCATGCTCGTGGTGAGCCTGCTGACGCGCATGCGCACCTGGTTCTGGTCGGCGCTCGTCGGGCTCGTGCTGACGCCCGCGTTCCTCGGCTACGCCGGGGCCGAGTTCGCGGTCGCGTGGGGGTACGTCGCGGCGGCCGCCGTCGCGCTCGCGGCCAACCTGCTCGCGCCGCGTGCTGCCGCCCGGTTCGGGGGCAGCATCCGCGCCGAGCGGGTCACCCTCACCGTGCTGCAGCTGCTCGCCACGTTCCTCGTGCTCGTGCAGGTGCCGTTCCTCGGCAACACCCCCGAACGCGAGCTCGGTCGAGTGCTCCTGCTCCTCGCCCTCGGGGCCTGCGCGATCGTGGCGGTCGGCACCGGCGCCAAGCGGTTCTGGAGCGCGGCCGGCGGCGTGCTCTGCGCGAGCGCCGTCGCCATCACGCCGCTCATGCTCACGCTCTCCGCCGCCGACACGGTGTGGCAGCTCACGCTGATCCCGCTCGCCGCAGCGGTCGCCGTCGTCATCGCCTCGTTCGTGCCGAGCATCGGCGGCCTGCAGGCCCAATCGCTTCGGGCGGGTGCGCTGGGCGTGCTGCTCCTGAGCGCGAGCGCCGGCTTCACGATGATGTTCGTGGCGCTCCTGCGTGTTGCGGTGCGGTTCATGACCTCGCTGCCCGAACCGGGCCGGGCCTCGGCCTCGTACGCGTTCGACGAGATGTTCACCGCGACCGCGTCGACCTTCGCGCTCGCGGCGCTCCTCGGGCTCGTCGCCGCCGCGATCGGCATCGGCGTGCTGGCGTGGCGCGCGCGCGTCGACCACCGACGCGGGGCCGGCACCTGGACCGGCACCGGGCTCGCAGCCGTCGCCCTGTGGGTCGCCGGTGTCGCCGTGCTGCAGTTCATCGCCTGGCCCTCGCTGCTGACCGTGACCCAGGTCGCGATCGGCATCGGGGTCTCCGTGCTCGCGGCACTCGTGCTCGTCGTTCCCGCCTCGCCGTTCGCGCGCGCGGCGCTCGCGGTGCGCGCGCCCTTCATCGTGGCCGCCCACGCTGCCCTGCTCGAGGCTGCTCTGCTCAGCTGGGCCGATGCGGCGATCACCGTTCCGCTCGGCGCCGTCATCGTCGTCGCCCTGCTGCTCGTGGCGCGCACCGTGCCGGTGCCGTTCCGGGCCGTGCACCTCGCGATCGCCTACGCCTACGCGCTCGTGCTGCTGGCCACCGCCCTCGGGCGGGCCGGCGTCGAGACCGTCGCGGTGCTCTGCCTGACCACGACGACCGCCGCGCTCGTCGCGCTCGCCGCGACGCTCGTGCGGCGCATCGACGCGCGCTCCTGGTACGCGATCCTCGTCGTCACGCTCGTGCCGTTCCTCGTCGGCATCGCCACGGTGCTCGTCGAACGCAGCATCTGGACGGCGCTCTCGACGGCCGTGATCGCCGCGCTCGCCGTGGCGCTCGTCTTCACGCGCCGCCCCGGACTGAACCGGTTCGTGCGCTCGGCCGCCGCGGCGATGATCGTGCCGGCCCTCTCGGTCGTCGTCATCTGCCTCGGCGCGGCGACCATCGACTCGAGCGGCTCGCCCGTGACCCTGCCGATCATCGCGGCACTCGTCGCCGTCGCCCTGCCCGTCACGGTGCTGCTCGAACGAACCATGCTGCGCAGCGAGATCCCGGCCGCGGATGCCGCATCCGCACGTCTCTGGTTCGAGGTCGGCGCGCTCGTGTCCGCGGCCGTCACGGTGCTGCTCGCCCTCGTGCGCGATGCGGCCGGCCTCGGCACCGCGGCCGTCGTGCTCGTCGTGCTCGGACTCGGCGCCGCGGCCGCGCGCGTGGTCGCCGGTCGTCGCTACGGCTGGTGGCTCGCCGCGGCGAGCTGGACCGGCGCGCTCTGGTGCGTCTGGGCGATCCAGGGCGTCGCGATCATCGAGCCGTACACGCTGCCGCCCGCGCTCGCGACCGTCACCGTGGCGAGCGTGCTGCTCGCGCGACGTGGGCGCGGCATGGAACTGCTCGCCAGCGGACTCGCCGTCGCGGTGCTGCCCTCGATCATCGCGCTCGCCGCCCTCGGCTCGGAGTCCGCCGTGGCGCCGTGGCGCACGCTCGGCCTGCTGGCAGGGGCCGCGCTCCTGCTCGGGGGCGGCGCTGTCCTCGGCGTCGGCACCGGCGAACGTCGGCGGCGACTGCGCACGGCGCGTCCGCTCGTGTTCACGACGGCGATCGTGGCCGCCTCGGCCGGCGCGATCCAGGGGGTGCGGTGGGCGCTCGGCGCCGACACCGCCGCGTGGACCGTTCCCGTCATGGGGCAGGTGCTGGCCGTCGCCGTGCTCGCCGCGGTGCTCGCGGGCCTCGGTGCCCTCGGCCTGAAGGCGTCGCTCGGGCCCGTTGGGTCCGGCGGGGTCGACGGCGCGAGCCGCGACGCCGCCCAGGCCGCGGTGCCCGTGCTCGCGGCGAGCCGATGGTTCGGCGCTCCGGCGTTCGTCTACCTCGCGATCGGCCCGATCTTCGCGACCCAGCGCGACTGGTACACGATCTGGACCCTGTGGGCCCTGATGGCCGTGCTGCTGGTCACCGCGGTGGTCGCCGTCGCCCGTGACCGCAGGCAGGAGCCGGTGCTGCCGCCGTTCTGGTTCGTCTACGCCCTGGCGTGGGCGGCAGGCGTCTCGGGGTGGAGCCAGCGCGACCTGCGCGTCGAGGTGTTCTCGCTGCCCCTCGGCGTCGCCGTGCTCGTCGCCGGCATCCTGTGCCTGCGCCCGACGGAGCGCACCCCGAAGCCGACGCTCGACTCGTGGCCGGTCGGCTTTCGCGGATCGTGGCGGCTGCTCGCGCCCGGCATCATCCTGACGCTGCTGCCCTCGGTGCTCGCCACGGCCACCGACCCGCAGCTCTACCGCCCGATCATGGTGATCGCCTTCGCGCTCGTGCTGATCCTCGTGGGCTCTGCGCGCAAGCTCGCTGCGCCGTTCCTGCTCGGGCTGCTCGTGCTCCCGATCGAGAACATCGTCGTATTCGTCGCCCAGATCGACCGCACGGTCGGTGCGATGCCCTGGTGGATCACCCTCGCCACCGCCGGCGCCGTGCTCCTCGCGATCGCCGTCGGCGCCGAGCGCAAGACCACGCAGGGTCGCGGTGTCGCCGCACGCCTGCGCGAGCTCGAGTGA
- a CDS encoding LLM class flavin-dependent oxidoreductase, producing MHYGHDLQFGTFITPRNDPPQAAVRLAELSEASGYDLVTFQDHPYQPAFHDTQTLLTWVAARTERIHVAANVANVPLRPPAVLARAAASLDLLSGGRFDLALGAGGFWDPIAAMGGPHLTAGQAVDALSEAIDVIRGTWDVDEHARFVVDGTYHHVNGAKRGPAPAHNIPIWIGALKPRMLRLIGRKGDGWLPSLGYLQPGDLARGNQTIDDAAIAAGRDPREIRRLVNIGGRFTTGRTGGGRGGGFDGPAEQWVEQMLPLVLEDGIGTFILASDDPGTIVHFAEEVAPALRAAVAAELASGVVSGADVAAGAPVRSSTVRAKRRDGIDYEAVPASLAAHAIEPGDAGYSRVKSTYMRGGSPGIVLQAGDPAEVADALAFARRHPGVPFGVRSGGHGISGRSTNDGGIVLDLSRLNSMRVLDAERRLVRVEAGARWMDVAAFLAPHGWALSSGDYGGVGVGGLATAGGIGWLVREHGLTIDHVRAVELVLADGSIVRADAAEHPDLFWAARGAGANIGVATAFEFEVDEVGEVGFAQLAFDASDTAGFLQAWGDWVVDSPRDLTSFLLMGGARPGQPPVAQVMAVIDSSDPDTILARLQPLAEVAPLVGQEVRLTTYEAVISNAADTAHAGQGEPMARSGLVGRITPEFARDAARFLESGATPFFQIRAAGGAVHDVPADATAYGHRAAEFSVSAIGSSRHHTNERWNELMAPHMSGAYLSFETEVGPEHVAAAYPPATLERLREIKRRVDPDNLFRDNANIA from the coding sequence ATGCACTACGGACACGACCTGCAGTTCGGAACCTTCATCACCCCGAGGAACGACCCGCCGCAGGCCGCCGTGCGCCTCGCCGAACTCAGCGAGGCGTCGGGCTACGACCTCGTGACCTTCCAGGATCACCCGTACCAGCCGGCGTTCCACGACACGCAGACGCTGCTGACCTGGGTCGCGGCGCGCACCGAGCGCATCCACGTCGCGGCGAACGTCGCGAACGTGCCGCTGCGCCCGCCGGCCGTGCTCGCCCGCGCCGCCGCGAGTCTCGACCTGCTCTCGGGCGGGCGTTTCGACCTCGCGCTCGGCGCGGGTGGATTCTGGGATCCGATCGCGGCCATGGGCGGCCCGCATCTCACGGCGGGCCAGGCCGTGGACGCCCTCTCGGAGGCGATCGACGTGATCCGCGGCACGTGGGACGTCGACGAGCACGCGCGCTTCGTCGTCGACGGCACGTACCACCACGTGAACGGCGCGAAGCGCGGCCCGGCGCCGGCGCACAACATCCCGATCTGGATCGGCGCCCTCAAGCCGCGCATGCTGCGCCTCATCGGCCGAAAGGGCGACGGCTGGCTGCCCTCGCTCGGCTACCTGCAGCCCGGCGACCTCGCCAGGGGCAACCAGACGATCGACGACGCCGCGATCGCCGCGGGCCGCGACCCGCGCGAGATCCGACGGCTCGTGAACATCGGCGGCCGGTTCACGACCGGGCGCACCGGCGGCGGGCGCGGCGGGGGCTTCGACGGGCCCGCCGAGCAGTGGGTCGAGCAGATGCTGCCCCTCGTGCTCGAGGACGGCATCGGCACGTTCATCCTCGCGAGCGACGACCCCGGCACGATCGTGCACTTCGCAGAGGAGGTCGCGCCGGCCCTGCGCGCGGCGGTCGCGGCCGAGCTCGCGAGCGGCGTCGTTTCAGGGGCGGATGTCGCGGCCGGCGCGCCGGTGCGCAGCTCGACCGTGCGCGCCAAGCGCCGCGACGGCATCGACTACGAGGCCGTGCCCGCGTCGCTCGCGGCGCACGCCATCGAGCCGGGAGACGCGGGCTACTCGCGCGTGAAGTCGACGTACATGCGCGGCGGTTCGCCGGGCATCGTGCTGCAGGCGGGCGACCCCGCCGAGGTCGCCGACGCGCTCGCGTTCGCGCGCCGTCACCCCGGCGTGCCGTTCGGCGTGCGCAGCGGCGGCCACGGCATCAGCGGTCGCTCGACGAACGACGGCGGCATCGTGCTCGACCTCTCGCGCCTGAACTCGATGCGCGTGCTCGACGCCGAGCGCCGGCTCGTGCGCGTCGAGGCGGGTGCCCGCTGGATGGACGTCGCCGCGTTCCTCGCCCCGCACGGCTGGGCGCTGAGCTCGGGTGACTACGGGGGAGTGGGCGTCGGCGGCCTCGCGACCGCCGGTGGCATCGGCTGGCTCGTGCGCGAGCACGGCCTGACGATCGACCACGTGCGGGCCGTCGAGCTGGTGCTCGCCGACGGCAGCATCGTTCGGGCGGATGCCGCGGAGCATCCGGATCTCTTCTGGGCCGCTCGCGGCGCCGGCGCCAACATCGGCGTCGCGACCGCCTTCGAGTTCGAGGTCGACGAGGTCGGCGAGGTCGGGTTCGCGCAGCTCGCGTTCGACGCGAGCGACACGGCCGGGTTCCTGCAGGCGTGGGGCGACTGGGTGGTCGATTCGCCGCGCGACCTCACGAGCTTCCTGCTCATGGGCGGGGCCAGGCCAGGCCAGCCGCCGGTGGCGCAGGTGATGGCGGTGATCGACTCGAGCGACCCCGACACGATCCTCGCCCGCCTGCAGCCGCTCGCCGAGGTCGCCCCACTCGTCGGCCAGGAGGTCCGCCTCACGACCTACGAGGCCGTCATCTCGAACGCGGCCGACACGGCTCACGCCGGCCAGGGCGAACCCATGGCCAGGTCGGGGCTCGTCGGGCGCATCACGCCGGAGTTCGCGCGCGACGCCGCTCGGTTCCTCGAGAGCGGCGCCACGCCGTTCTTCCAGATCCGCGCGGCCGGCGGTGCCGTGCACGACGTGCCGGCGGATGCCACGGCCTACGGCCACCGCGCGGCGGAGTTCTCGGTCTCGGCCATCGGCTCGTCGCGCCACCATACGAACGAGCGCTGGAACGAGCTCATGGCCCCGCACATGTCGGGCGCCTACCTGAGCTTCGAGACCGAGGTCGGTCCGGAGCACGTCGCGGCGGCCTACCCGCCCGCCACGCTCGAGCGCCTGCGCGAGATCAAGCGGCGGGTCGACCCCGACAACCTCTTCCGCGACAACGCCAACATCGCGTAG
- a CDS encoding DUF805 domain-containing protein — protein MTYAPAQQPASAEPPLSQPLYGASLGQAIKRFFTKYATFSGRASRSEYWWWTLANVIVTSVLSGLLMVLAFSGATIDATTGTSQPGPLFGLGIAIYALWYLAVLIPSLALIWRRLHDTSRSGGFFFLSFIPLVGSIIVLIFMLLDSDPAGARFDD, from the coding sequence ATGACGTACGCCCCTGCCCAGCAGCCCGCCTCAGCCGAACCGCCCCTGTCGCAGCCCCTCTACGGCGCGTCCCTCGGCCAGGCGATCAAGCGATTCTTCACGAAGTACGCGACCTTCTCGGGCCGGGCGAGCCGCAGCGAGTACTGGTGGTGGACCCTCGCGAACGTCATCGTCACGTCGGTGCTCTCCGGCCTGCTCATGGTGCTCGCATTCTCGGGCGCGACGATCGACGCGACGACCGGCACCTCGCAGCCCGGGCCGCTCTTCGGCCTCGGCATCGCGATCTACGCCCTCTGGTACCTCGCCGTGCTCATCCCCAGCCTCGCGCTCATCTGGCGCCGGCTCCACGACACGAGCCGCTCGGGCGGCTTCTTCTTCCTGTCGTTCATCCCGCTCGTGGGCAGCATCATCGTGCTGATCTTCATGCTGCTCGACTCCGACCCGGCCGGCGCGCGCTTCGACGACTGA
- a CDS encoding DNA/RNA non-specific endonuclease has translation MGFDERFLGVGAALPRVSGAEAAASVSLDYVHFTVVLDSVRRLARVTGVNIDGASLLDIPRGDDWRFDERVPEDWQTGPAVYAANDLDRGHLVRRRDPVWGTPEVAARANSDTFHFTNAAPQAGGFNQSEELWLGLEDHVLEHAEANRLRLSVFTAPVLGVDDPPYRGIRVPLRFWKIAAWNTGADQLAAAGFVLDQSPLVETSEVVAPAPGEVPPLGPFRTFQVPIADIAAITGLSMPDLVAADVLPQTVAAAGWRRLDAASDILL, from the coding sequence ATGGGCTTCGATGAACGCTTCCTCGGTGTCGGCGCAGCGCTTCCGCGCGTGAGCGGGGCGGAGGCCGCGGCATCCGTCAGCCTCGACTACGTGCACTTCACCGTGGTGCTCGACTCGGTGCGACGCCTTGCTCGCGTCACGGGCGTGAACATCGACGGCGCGTCGCTGCTCGACATCCCGCGCGGCGACGACTGGCGGTTCGACGAGCGGGTGCCCGAGGATTGGCAGACCGGGCCCGCCGTCTACGCCGCCAACGACCTCGATCGCGGCCACCTCGTACGGCGGCGCGATCCGGTGTGGGGCACGCCCGAGGTCGCGGCGCGCGCCAACAGCGACACCTTCCACTTCACGAACGCGGCCCCGCAGGCGGGCGGCTTCAACCAGTCCGAGGAGCTGTGGCTCGGCCTCGAAGACCACGTGCTCGAACACGCCGAGGCCAACCGGCTGCGGCTCAGCGTCTTCACCGCGCCGGTGCTCGGTGTCGACGATCCGCCGTACCGCGGCATCCGCGTGCCGCTGCGCTTCTGGAAGATCGCCGCGTGGAACACCGGCGCCGACCAGCTCGCCGCCGCGGGCTTCGTGCTCGACCAGTCACCGCTCGTCGAGACGAGCGAGGTCGTCGCCCCGGCGCCCGGCGAGGTGCCGCCGCTCGGGCCGTTCCGCACCTTCCAGGTGCCGATCGCCGACATCGCCGCGATCACGGGCCTGTCGATGCCCGATCTCGTCGCGGCCGACGTGCTGCCGCAGACCGTCGCGGCCGCCGGGTGGCGACGGCTCGACGCGGCATCCGACATCCTGCTCTGA
- a CDS encoding helix-turn-helix domain-containing protein, which yields MVSESDASANAAGVEPAADLVADLAAHRARLEQFGHIDEAACRRFQRSVEFAGRKWNGAILLAGVRGARRFSEYRATVDGISDRLLAARLKELEAEGVIERHVKATTPVTILYTPSASGLQLIELLQPLVEWDAVHSAARSAGDAAREAG from the coding sequence ATGGTTAGTGAATCGGATGCCTCGGCGAACGCTGCCGGCGTCGAGCCTGCCGCCGATCTCGTCGCCGACCTCGCGGCCCACCGCGCCCGGCTCGAGCAGTTCGGGCACATCGACGAGGCGGCCTGCCGCCGGTTCCAGCGCTCGGTCGAGTTCGCCGGCCGCAAGTGGAACGGGGCGATCCTGCTCGCCGGGGTGCGAGGCGCCCGCCGGTTCAGCGAGTACCGCGCCACCGTCGACGGCATCTCCGACCGGCTGCTCGCGGCCAGGCTGAAGGAGCTCGAGGCCGAGGGCGTGATCGAACGCCACGTGAAGGCGACGACGCCCGTGACGATCCTGTACACGCCGAGCGCCTCGGGGTTGCAGCTGATCGAGCTGCTTCAGCCCCTCGTCGAGTGGGATGCCGTGCACTCGGCCGCGAGGTCAGCGGGCGACGCGGCTCGCGAGGCGGGCTAG
- a CDS encoding pyridoxal-dependent decarboxylase codes for MNTDHRIAPGSAPADPTRMHANTAEAEAIVDLVLDYSRRRMLSEDTPLDKPFSPAELNRLAGRTIDEQGIGARRALAIFEHVLAPACITTDHPQYLSFIPIAPTNAASAFDLVVSASAIYGGSWLEGSGAVHAENEVLRWLSNEFGLPAGAGGVFVQGGTLGNLSALVAAREAARARLAEASVASVEGGEPAASAPRWKVVCSAEAHSSIASAARVMDVDIVKVSPGPDGQLRGDAVREALEEHGASVFAVVATGGSTNFGIVDDVASIAALKDEYDFWLHIDGAYGLAAMLSPLARPRFAGVERADSVIVDPHKWLFAPFDACALIYRDPNRGRAAHTQHAEYLDTLTETTEWSPSDYAIHLTRRPRGLPMWFSLATYGGAAYREAIGSSLQLAQDIADEIRRRDGFTLVRDPQLSVVVFERDGWTREQYAAWSTKLLDDQLAFVTPSSHLGRPNTRFAIVNPLTTFEQLTAILDTME; via the coding sequence ATGAACACCGACCACCGCATCGCCCCCGGTTCGGCACCGGCCGACCCCACCCGCATGCACGCCAACACCGCCGAGGCCGAGGCCATCGTCGACCTCGTGCTCGACTACTCGCGCCGCCGCATGCTCTCCGAGGACACCCCGCTCGACAAGCCCTTCTCCCCCGCCGAGCTCAACCGCCTCGCCGGGCGCACGATCGACGAGCAGGGCATCGGCGCCCGCCGTGCCCTCGCGATCTTCGAGCACGTGCTCGCGCCCGCCTGCATCACGACCGACCACCCGCAGTACCTCTCGTTCATCCCGATCGCCCCGACGAACGCGGCGTCGGCCTTCGACCTCGTCGTCTCGGCGTCCGCGATCTACGGTGGCTCCTGGCTCGAGGGCTCCGGCGCCGTGCACGCCGAGAACGAGGTGCTGCGCTGGCTCTCGAACGAGTTCGGGCTTCCGGCCGGTGCGGGCGGCGTGTTCGTGCAGGGCGGCACGCTCGGCAACCTGTCGGCGCTCGTCGCCGCGCGAGAGGCCGCCCGTGCTCGGCTCGCCGAGGCGTCGGTCGCGTCGGTCGAAGGCGGCGAGCCCGCGGCATCCGCCCCCCGCTGGAAGGTCGTCTGCAGCGCCGAGGCGCACTCCTCGATCGCGTCGGCCGCTCGCGTCATGGACGTCGACATCGTGAAGGTCTCCCCCGGGCCCGACGGGCAGCTGCGCGGCGACGCGGTGCGCGAGGCGCTCGAGGAGCACGGGGCATCCGTCTTCGCCGTGGTCGCCACCGGCGGATCGACGAACTTCGGCATCGTCGACGACGTCGCCTCCATCGCGGCCCTCAAGGACGAGTACGACTTCTGGCTGCACATCGACGGCGCCTACGGGCTCGCGGCCATGCTCTCGCCGCTCGCGCGCCCGCGGTTCGCCGGCGTCGAGCGGGCCGACTCGGTCATCGTCGACCCGCACAAGTGGCTGTTCGCGCCGTTCGACGCCTGCGCGCTCATCTACCGCGACCCGAACCGCGGCCGCGCGGCGCACACGCAGCACGCCGAGTACCTCGACACCCTCACCGAGACGACCGAGTGGAGCCCGTCGGACTACGCGATCCACCTCACCCGGCGCCCGCGTGGCCTGCCGATGTGGTTCTCGCTCGCGACGTACGGAGGGGCGGCCTACCGCGAGGCCATCGGCTCGTCGCTGCAACTGGCGCAGGACATCGCCGATGAGATCCGGCGTCGCGACGGATTCACGCTCGTGCGCGACCCGCAGCTCTCGGTCGTGGTCTTCGAGCGTGACGGCTGGACCCGCGAGCAGTACGCCGCCTGGTCGACGAAGCTCCTCGACGACCAGCTCGCCTTCGTCACCCCGAGCTCGCACCTCGGCCGCCCGAACACCCGCTTCGCGATCGTGAACCCGCTGACCACCTTCGAGCAGCTCACGGCGATCCTCGACACCATGGAGTGA
- a CDS encoding phosphatidylserine/phosphatidylglycerophosphate/cardiolipin synthase family protein encodes MSVTVGGVELYVGPTSVGGPDDLDLAIRQFIDGAGHTLAIAVQEIDSRPIAEAIVAATKRGVKVRLILEGDYLTEDKAILDPWTTPGAHDENRFLLAALLKSRVDVVSDLNPKIFHQKFIVRDAGKPSAAVLTGSTNFTRTDTGTNATSGTGKGQNLNHVVVLRGQRAATEYLAEFERMRSGTFGDQHERVESKPREFGLPEVRVKPLFAPRHGPEMEIMKQMLKATKSIDFAMFTFAQSSGIDDTMIRLRPLVPRLRGVLDRGQGAAKWAATKGLAGGAVELYTTKLGTGVRKLHHKLMVLDERVLIVGSFNYTAPANTLNDENIVVIGDLEEPEGTPTDVAQRTLAAYALTEIDRIIDELSEPITA; translated from the coding sequence ATGTCGGTCACAGTCGGCGGAGTGGAGCTGTACGTCGGTCCGACCTCGGTCGGCGGGCCCGACGATCTCGACCTCGCGATCCGGCAGTTCATCGACGGCGCCGGGCACACGCTCGCCATCGCCGTGCAAGAGATCGACTCGCGCCCGATCGCCGAGGCGATCGTCGCGGCCACGAAGCGCGGCGTGAAGGTGCGCCTGATCCTCGAGGGCGACTACCTCACTGAAGACAAGGCGATCCTCGACCCGTGGACGACCCCCGGCGCGCACGACGAGAACCGGTTCCTGCTCGCCGCGCTGCTGAAGTCCCGCGTCGACGTCGTCAGCGACCTGAACCCGAAGATCTTCCACCAGAAGTTCATCGTGCGCGATGCGGGCAAGCCGAGTGCGGCGGTGCTCACGGGATCGACGAACTTCACGCGCACCGACACGGGCACCAACGCGACATCCGGAACCGGCAAGGGGCAGAACCTCAACCACGTCGTCGTGCTGCGCGGGCAGCGGGCGGCGACCGAGTACCTCGCCGAGTTCGAGCGCATGCGGTCGGGCACCTTCGGCGACCAGCATGAGCGCGTCGAGTCCAAGCCGAGGGAGTTCGGGCTGCCGGAGGTGCGGGTGAAGCCGCTCTTCGCGCCGAGGCACGGCCCCGAGATGGAGATCATGAAGCAGATGCTGAAGGCGACGAAGTCGATCGACTTCGCGATGTTCACCTTCGCGCAGTCGTCGGGCATCGACGACACGATGATCCGCCTGCGGCCGCTCGTGCCTCGCCTGCGCGGCGTGCTCGACCGCGGCCAGGGCGCGGCCAAGTGGGCGGCGACGAAGGGCCTCGCGGGCGGGGCGGTCGAGCTCTACACGACCAAGCTCGGCACCGGCGTGCGCAAGCTGCACCACAAGCTCATGGTGCTCGACGAGCGCGTGCTCATCGTCGGCAGCTTCAACTACACGGCGCCAGCCAACACCCTGAACGACGAGAACATCGTCGTCATCGGAGACCTCGAGGAGCCAGAGGGCACGCCGACGGATGTCGCGCAGCGAACGCTCGCGGCCTACGCGCTCACCGAGATCGACCGCATCATCGACGAGTTGTCGGAGCCGATCACGGCGTGA